The following are encoded together in the Arcobacter aquimarinus genome:
- a CDS encoding efflux RND transporter periplasmic adaptor subunit: MKKFLSFALLFSTLYASESQTARAVIVSLDRTILSSEIAGEIIQLSKFEGDSFKKGESLIKIDCSVYKAQKRKIDVEKDIARLELEKNKKLDTFGSIGTFEIQISQENLNKQKAESDIAAINISRCDIKAPFDGKVATKKVSKYQNIKPQDELLEIVGVDNLEAKVVVPSSWLIWLKKGIEFDLGVDETQTTVKAQIVQIDSIVDPTSQSISIRAKLVEPFENIIPGMSATATFYQQNN, from the coding sequence ATGAAAAAGTTTCTAAGTTTTGCTTTACTGTTTTCAACTTTGTATGCAAGTGAGAGTCAAACAGCAAGAGCAGTAATAGTTTCGCTTGATAGAACAATTCTTTCAAGTGAAATAGCTGGTGAAATAATACAGCTTTCAAAATTTGAAGGAGATTCTTTTAAAAAAGGAGAAAGCTTAATTAAAATTGATTGTTCTGTTTATAAAGCTCAAAAAAGAAAAATTGATGTTGAAAAAGATATAGCAAGGCTAGAACTTGAAAAAAATAAAAAACTTGACACTTTTGGTTCTATTGGAACTTTTGAGATACAAATTTCTCAAGAAAATTTAAATAAACAAAAAGCAGAGAGTGATATAGCAGCTATTAATATCTCAAGATGTGATATTAAAGCTCCATTTGATGGAAAAGTTGCAACTAAAAAAGTATCAAAGTATCAAAATATTAAACCACAAGATGAACTTTTGGAAATAGTTGGAGTTGATAATCTTGAAGCAAAAGTTGTAGTTCCTTCTTCTTGGCTTATTTGGTTAAAAAAAGGAATAGAGTTTGATTTAGGTGTAGATGAGACTCAAACAACAGTGAAAGCTCAAATTGTTCAAATAGATTCAATAGTTGATCCAACAAGTCAATCTATAAGTATAAGAGCGAAACTTGTAGAACCATTTGAAAATATAATACCTGGTATGAGTGCAACAGCAACATTTTACCAACAAAATAACTAA
- a CDS encoding TolC family protein has translation MLKKVSKGVVISVVASFVITGCAVKPEAILKEDVKQMVKNDLTILSEVVQPVTKPISLDEAIQRGLEHNLQKRVKVLESALSQQQLDLVYYDMLPSLTASSGLSERNNYAASASTSFVNGEPQPLGSNPSYSVSQEKERTTADLTFSWNILDFGLSYVRAQQQADKFLIAQEKQKKVEHSLTQEIRRAYYQAVSSQDLLKRIQPMMVEVKQALEDSKKMQEQRVAKTPMEALSYQRELLDILRSLHTLESSLISAKVELAELMGLKPGIAFDLADKVEKDYEIPTIDMNLEEMEILALENRPELAESRYQERISEKEITAAKLKMLPGINLSASLSYENSDYLLNNDWYSYGANVSWNLLNVFKATEMNKLAKTQVEVAKEQKLALSMAVLSQVHLSIVKFNQAKKEYLLAKEYLTVADDIYDLTKIENEVNVNSRLILIKEKLNNILATLRYSSSYANVQNSYGRIFASLGINENKNSITDKVEEVTTEEISFNQKEKVIVEDIKEENKIVAKEEIKEFSENIETPLKKEVKIKDSIFNKNFNNSKIKIYENERLLINDKEYIVKKDDDISKISKKQGVSIKQIVVENFWLVEKNRVEFK, from the coding sequence ATGTTAAAAAAAGTTTCTAAAGGTGTAGTTATTTCTGTTGTTGCTTCTTTTGTAATAACTGGTTGTGCAGTAAAACCAGAAGCAATTTTAAAAGAAGATGTGAAACAAATGGTTAAAAATGATTTAACTATTTTAAGTGAAGTAGTTCAACCTGTTACTAAACCAATCTCTTTAGATGAGGCTATTCAAAGAGGACTTGAACATAATTTACAAAAAAGAGTAAAAGTTTTAGAATCTGCTCTTTCTCAACAACAATTAGATTTAGTATATTATGATATGTTACCTAGTTTAACAGCAAGTTCTGGATTATCAGAAAGAAATAATTATGCTGCAAGTGCAAGTACATCTTTCGTAAATGGTGAGCCTCAACCTTTAGGTTCAAATCCATCTTATTCAGTTTCACAAGAAAAAGAAAGAACTACAGCTGATTTAACATTTAGTTGGAATATTTTAGATTTTGGATTATCTTATGTAAGAGCTCAACAACAAGCTGATAAATTTTTAATTGCTCAAGAAAAACAAAAAAAAGTTGAGCACAGTTTAACTCAGGAGATAAGAAGAGCCTATTATCAGGCAGTTTCTTCTCAAGATTTATTAAAAAGAATTCAGCCTATGATGGTTGAAGTAAAACAAGCTTTAGAAGATTCTAAAAAAATGCAAGAACAAAGAGTTGCAAAAACTCCTATGGAAGCTTTATCTTATCAAAGAGAGTTACTTGATATTTTAAGATCACTTCACACTTTAGAAAGTAGTTTGATTTCTGCAAAAGTTGAATTAGCTGAATTGATGGGTTTAAAACCTGGAATTGCTTTTGATTTAGCTGATAAAGTAGAAAAAGATTATGAAATTCCAACTATCGATATGAATCTTGAAGAGATGGAAATTTTAGCTCTTGAAAATAGACCTGAATTAGCAGAGAGTAGATATCAAGAAAGAATCTCTGAAAAAGAGATAACAGCAGCAAAACTTAAAATGCTTCCAGGAATAAATTTAAGTGCGTCTTTATCTTATGAAAATAGTGATTATTTATTAAATAATGATTGGTATTCTTATGGTGCAAATGTTTCATGGAATCTTTTAAATGTATTTAAAGCAACTGAAATGAATAAATTAGCTAAAACTCAAGTTGAAGTAGCAAAAGAGCAAAAGTTAGCTCTTTCAATGGCTGTATTATCTCAAGTTCATTTATCAATAGTAAAATTTAATCAAGCCAAAAAAGAGTATTTACTTGCAAAAGAGTATTTGACTGTTGCTGATGATATTTATGATTTAACTAAAATAGAAAATGAAGTTAATGTAAATAGTAGATTAATTTTAATAAAAGAAAAACTAAATAATATTTTAGCAACTCTTAGATATTCATCTTCTTATGCAAATGTACAAAATAGTTATGGAAGAATATTTGCCTCTTTAGGAATAAATGAAAATAAAAACTCTATTACAGATAAAGTAGAAGAAGTAACTACAGAAGAAATATCTTTCAATCAAAAAGAAAAAGTTATTGTAGAAGATATAAAAGAAGAAAATAAAATAGTTGCTAAAGAAGAGATAAAAGAATTTTCTGAAAATATTGAAACACCTTTGAAAAAAGAAGTAAAAATAAAAGATTCTATATTTAACAAAAATTTTAATAATTCAAAAATTAAAATTTATGAAAATGAAAGATTATTAATAAATGATAAAGAGTATATAGTTAAAAAAGATGATGATATTTCAAAAATCTCGAAAAAACAAGGTGTTTCTATAAAACAAATTGTAGTTGAGAATTTTTGGTTAGTAGAAAAAAATAGAGTAGAGTTTAAATAA
- a CDS encoding response regulator transcription factor: MNFFNDKKLLLLEDSNEFVENAIALFNMFVKKTLVAKNIKEAFEILETNKIDLIISDIHLKNECGFDFIKKFRETNNETPILILSGYKDEELLFKAMTLNLSGYLIKPINFKALIEAFEKCEEKIKFNNQTVIELKDGFKYDKDLKKLVKQDEIFELNKKEILFFEMICENKKKVITKDMFAKFVYEYEPMSDSALNNFILRLRKRFGKSFLHTIPDIGYKFIL; encoded by the coding sequence ATGAACTTCTTTAATGACAAAAAACTTCTACTTTTAGAGGATAGTAATGAATTTGTAGAAAATGCTATTGCACTTTTTAATATGTTTGTAAAAAAAACTCTTGTAGCAAAAAACATAAAAGAAGCATTTGAAATATTAGAAACAAATAAGATTGATTTAATAATTTCTGATATTCATCTAAAAAATGAGTGCGGATTTGACTTTATAAAAAAATTTAGAGAGACAAATAATGAAACTCCTATTTTAATCTTATCAGGATATAAAGATGAAGAATTGCTATTTAAAGCTATGACTTTAAATCTAAGTGGATATTTGATAAAACCAATAAATTTTAAAGCCCTAATTGAAGCTTTTGAAAAGTGCGAAGAAAAAATAAAATTTAATAACCAAACGGTGATAGAATTAAAAGATGGATTTAAATATGATAAAGACTTAAAAAAACTTGTAAAACAAGATGAAATATTTGAATTAAATAAAAAAGAGATTCTATTTTTTGAAATGATTTGTGAAAATAAAAAAAAGGTAATTACAAAAGATATGTTTGCAAAATTTGTATATGAGTATGAGCCAATGAGTGATAGTGCATTAAATAATTTTATTTTAAGACTTAGAAAAAGATTTGGAAAAAGTTTTTTACATACTATCCCTGATATAGGATATAAATTTATTTTATGA